One genomic window of Streptomyces sp. NBC_01276 includes the following:
- a CDS encoding formimidoylglutamate deiminase, whose translation MPLKTYWLEHAWLGTHVEPGVALDVSADGRIAGLRTGVDAPPPGAEVLRGLTVPGLANAHSHAFHRALRSVVQVGSGTFWTWREVMYGVAQNLTPENYFALARAVYAEMALAGITDVGEFHYVHHAPGGTPYADPNAMGEALIEAAAAAGIRITLLDTAYLAAGFGEAPNPHQLRFSDGTAEAWAERVSALKPREHALIGAAIHSVRAVPADQLATVAAWAQERQAPLHVHLSEQTAENEACRAAHGRTPTQLLADHGVLGPRTTGVHNTHLTDADIALLGGTTTGTCMCPTTERDLADGIGPAGRLQRAGSPLSLGSDSHAVIDLLEEARAMELNERLRSRTRGHWTANALLSAATADGHASLGRPDAGRLEPGALADFTTIALDTVRTAGPLPRLGAETAVFAASAADVRHTVVGGRHVVRDGVHTLVGDVPAALSEAIAAVRG comes from the coding sequence ATGCCGCTGAAGACGTACTGGCTGGAGCACGCCTGGCTCGGCACCCACGTCGAGCCGGGCGTGGCCCTGGACGTGTCGGCGGACGGCCGCATCGCCGGGCTGCGCACCGGGGTGGACGCCCCGCCCCCCGGGGCGGAGGTGCTGCGCGGGCTCACCGTCCCCGGCCTGGCCAACGCGCACTCCCACGCCTTCCACCGCGCGCTGCGCTCCGTCGTCCAGGTCGGCTCGGGCACCTTCTGGACCTGGCGCGAGGTCATGTACGGCGTCGCCCAGAACCTCACCCCCGAGAACTACTTCGCCCTCGCCCGCGCCGTGTACGCGGAGATGGCGCTGGCCGGCATCACCGACGTCGGCGAGTTCCACTACGTCCACCACGCCCCCGGCGGCACCCCGTACGCCGACCCCAACGCGATGGGCGAGGCGCTGATCGAGGCGGCCGCGGCGGCCGGCATCCGCATCACCCTCCTCGACACCGCGTACCTGGCCGCCGGCTTCGGCGAGGCGCCCAACCCGCACCAGCTGCGCTTCTCCGACGGCACCGCGGAGGCCTGGGCCGAGCGGGTCTCGGCCCTCAAGCCCCGCGAGCACGCGCTGATCGGCGCGGCGATCCACTCCGTACGCGCCGTCCCGGCCGACCAGCTGGCCACCGTCGCGGCCTGGGCGCAGGAGCGGCAGGCCCCGCTGCACGTCCACCTGTCCGAGCAGACGGCGGAGAACGAGGCCTGCCGGGCCGCCCACGGCCGGACCCCGACGCAGCTCCTCGCCGACCACGGCGTCCTGGGCCCGCGCACCACCGGGGTCCACAACACGCACCTCACCGACGCCGACATCGCCCTGCTCGGCGGCACCACCACCGGCACCTGCATGTGCCCGACCACCGAACGCGACCTCGCCGACGGCATCGGCCCGGCCGGCCGGCTCCAGCGCGCGGGCAGCCCGCTGTCCCTGGGCAGCGACAGCCACGCGGTGATCGACCTGCTGGAGGAGGCGCGGGCGATGGAGCTGAACGAGCGCCTGCGCAGCCGGACCCGGGGGCACTGGACGGCCAACGCCCTGCTGAGCGCCGCCACCGCCGACGGCCACGCCTCCCTGGGCCGCCCGGACGCGGGACGCCTGGAGCCCGGGGCCCTCGCGGACTTCACGACCATCGCCCTGGACACCGTCCGCACGGCGGGCCCGCTGCCGCGGCTCGGCGCCGAGACGGCGGTCTTCGCGGCCTCGGCCGCCGACGTCCGCCACACGGTGGTGGGCGGCCGGCACGTGGTCCGCGACGGAGTCCATACCCTGGTCGGGGACGTCCCGGCGGCCCTGTCCGAAGCCATCGCGGCCGTCCGCGGCTGA
- the hutI gene encoding imidazolonepropionase yields the protein MTTTVITNIGSLVTNDPALGDGSPLGLIENAAVVIDGEAIAWVGPADTAPAADAAFDANGRAVIPGFVDSHSHLVFAGDRTAEFNARMSGRGYSAGGIRTTVAATRAASDDALEANLLRHLDEARRQGTTTFETKSGYGLTVADEARALRIAAAHTEEVTYLGAHIVSPDYADDPAGYVDLVTGEMLAACAPYARWVDVFCEKGAFDGDQARAILTAGAAAGLIPRVHANQLSHGPGVQLAVELEAASADHCTHLTDADVDALAQAAGTTVATLLPGAEFSTRAQWPDARRLLGAGATVALSTDCNPGSSYTSSMPFCIALAVRDMGMTPDEALWSATAGGAAALRRTDIGRISPGARADLALLDAPSHVHLAYRPGVPLVSAVWQRGVRAA from the coding sequence ATGACCACCACCGTCATCACCAACATCGGCAGCCTCGTCACCAACGACCCCGCCCTCGGCGACGGCAGCCCCCTCGGCCTGATCGAGAACGCCGCCGTCGTCATCGACGGCGAGGCCATCGCCTGGGTGGGACCCGCCGACACGGCCCCCGCCGCCGACGCCGCCTTCGACGCGAACGGCCGCGCCGTCATCCCCGGCTTCGTCGACTCGCACTCCCACCTCGTCTTCGCCGGCGACCGCACCGCCGAGTTCAACGCCCGCATGTCCGGCCGCGGCTACTCCGCCGGAGGCATCCGCACCACCGTCGCCGCCACCCGCGCCGCCAGCGACGACGCGCTGGAGGCCAACCTGCTGCGCCACCTCGACGAGGCCCGCCGCCAGGGCACCACCACCTTCGAGACCAAGTCCGGCTACGGCCTCACCGTCGCCGACGAGGCCCGGGCCCTGCGCATCGCCGCCGCGCACACCGAGGAGGTCACCTACCTCGGCGCGCACATCGTCTCCCCCGACTACGCCGACGACCCGGCGGGCTACGTCGACCTCGTCACCGGCGAGATGCTGGCCGCCTGCGCCCCGTACGCCCGCTGGGTGGACGTCTTCTGCGAGAAGGGCGCCTTCGACGGCGACCAGGCCCGCGCCATCCTCACCGCCGGCGCCGCCGCCGGGCTGATCCCGCGCGTCCACGCCAACCAGCTCTCCCACGGCCCCGGCGTGCAGCTCGCCGTGGAGCTGGAAGCCGCCTCCGCCGACCACTGCACCCACCTCACCGACGCCGACGTGGACGCCCTCGCCCAGGCGGCCGGAACCACCGTCGCGACCCTCCTGCCCGGCGCCGAGTTCTCCACCCGCGCCCAGTGGCCCGACGCCCGCCGCCTCCTCGGCGCGGGCGCCACCGTCGCCCTGTCCACGGACTGCAACCCCGGCTCCTCCTACACCAGTTCCATGCCGTTCTGCATCGCGCTCGCCGTCCGCGACATGGGCATGACCCCCGACGAGGCCCTGTGGTCGGCCACCGCCGGCGGCGCCGCCGCGCTGCGCCGCACCGACATCGGCCGGATCAGCCCCGGGGCCCGCGCCGACCTCGCGCTCCTCGACGCGCCCAGCCACGTCCACCTCGCCTACCGGCCGGGCGTCCCGCTCGTCTCCGCCGTCTGGCAGCGGGGGGTGCGCGCCGCCTGA
- a CDS encoding LPXTG cell wall anchor domain-containing protein, producing the protein MSDRKRSTALALASALAGSAVLLAAPAAHADVVDVQYDCKTPIGDKSAVSPIDIKAVKEGDGYKLTMSFQKGVSSSPIELGKGAMTPSAVIQTDGAEKGTVQVSGPPNSEAVPANTPIKISDLSGTYTPKQSGKVTFTAGVLTIKAMGTTTTCTPGNGPKPSLELQVTGAGGAQDPARDPAPPTGDTLPQTGPADSALALGTLGATVLLTGAAGTLWLTRRGRRAGETRP; encoded by the coding sequence GTGTCCGACCGGAAACGTTCCACCGCGCTCGCGCTGGCCTCCGCGCTGGCCGGATCGGCGGTGCTGCTCGCCGCCCCCGCGGCCCACGCCGATGTCGTCGACGTCCAGTACGACTGCAAGACCCCCATCGGGGACAAGTCCGCGGTCTCGCCCATCGACATCAAGGCCGTCAAGGAGGGCGACGGCTACAAGCTGACGATGTCCTTCCAGAAGGGCGTCTCCTCCAGCCCCATCGAACTGGGCAAGGGCGCCATGACCCCCAGCGCCGTCATCCAGACCGACGGCGCCGAGAAGGGCACCGTCCAGGTCTCCGGCCCGCCCAACTCCGAGGCCGTGCCCGCCAACACCCCCATCAAGATCAGCGACCTCTCGGGGACCTACACCCCCAAGCAGAGCGGCAAGGTCACCTTCACCGCCGGGGTCCTCACCATCAAGGCCATGGGGACCACCACCACCTGCACCCCCGGGAACGGCCCCAAGCCCTCCCTGGAACTCCAGGTGACGGGCGCGGGCGGTGCCCAGGACCCCGCCCGGGACCCCGCCCCGCCCACCGGCGACACCCTCCCGCAGACCGGACCCGCCGACTCCGCCCTCGCCCTCGGCACCCTCGGCGCCACCGTGCTGCTCACCGGCGCCGCCGGAACGCTCTGGCTGACCCGGCGCGGCCGCCGGGCCGGCGAGACCCGGCCCTGA
- a CDS encoding oligopeptide:H+ symporter has translation MASSLTKDSATPAAEKTFFGHPRGLATLFMTEMWERFSFYGMKALLLVYLLSGGPDAKKGSLAGGIGMDEGTAITVFSIYVSMVYLLALPGGWLGDRVWGPRKTVTIAAVTIMSGHIILALPGGATFFVGLALVALGSGLLKANISTMVGQLYKDANDPRRDGGFTIFYMGINAGAFFAPLVIGTVGQEVNWHLGFALAAVGMGIGLIAFLLGTKNLNPVSSVVPKPLSAEERSAWIRKIVAVVAAVAVFYTAVAMAGMFTKAWATIPLTLIGLIIPTGVLIRIKRDKDLSGTEQSKMTGYIWFFVAAAVFWMIYDQGASTVQSFGETKASGALLGFEFPSSWYQSLNPIFIMALAPVFAWIWVWLNRKGNEPSTVGKFAAGLFFIGVSFFFFLVPIALAANGQTVSPMWLVGIYLIQTVGELCISPVGLSVTTKMAPAKYASQMMGVWFLAVTAGDSVTSLLSDPAVFGIDLNGTGAVAIEATLAVLAGVAVFMYRKKVKALMGDVR, from the coding sequence ATGGCTTCCAGCCTGACGAAGGACTCGGCGACCCCGGCCGCCGAGAAGACCTTCTTCGGACACCCCCGTGGCCTGGCCACTCTCTTCATGACCGAGATGTGGGAGCGGTTCAGCTTCTACGGCATGAAGGCCCTCCTCCTCGTCTACCTGCTCTCGGGTGGCCCGGATGCCAAGAAGGGCAGCCTGGCCGGCGGTATCGGGATGGACGAGGGCACGGCGATCACCGTGTTCTCCATCTACGTCTCCATGGTCTACCTGCTCGCCCTCCCGGGCGGATGGCTGGGCGACCGCGTCTGGGGCCCCCGCAAGACGGTGACGATCGCGGCCGTGACGATCATGTCCGGTCACATCATCCTCGCCCTCCCGGGCGGCGCGACCTTCTTCGTCGGCCTGGCGCTGGTGGCGCTCGGCTCCGGTCTGCTGAAGGCCAACATCTCGACGATGGTCGGCCAGCTGTACAAGGACGCGAACGACCCGCGTCGTGACGGCGGCTTCACCATCTTCTACATGGGCATCAACGCCGGCGCCTTCTTCGCGCCGCTGGTGATCGGCACCGTCGGCCAGGAAGTCAACTGGCACCTCGGCTTCGCGCTGGCCGCCGTCGGCATGGGCATCGGCCTGATCGCCTTCCTGCTCGGCACCAAGAACCTGAACCCGGTCAGCTCGGTCGTCCCCAAGCCGCTGTCGGCCGAGGAGCGCTCCGCCTGGATCCGCAAGATCGTCGCCGTCGTCGCGGCCGTGGCCGTGTTCTACACCGCCGTCGCCATGGCCGGCATGTTCACCAAGGCCTGGGCGACCATCCCGCTGACCCTGATCGGCCTGATCATCCCGACCGGTGTCCTCATCCGCATCAAGCGGGACAAGGACCTGTCGGGCACCGAGCAGTCGAAGATGACCGGCTACATCTGGTTCTTCGTCGCCGCCGCCGTCTTCTGGATGATCTACGACCAGGGCGCCTCGACCGTCCAGTCCTTCGGTGAGACCAAGGCCTCCGGCGCGCTGCTCGGCTTCGAGTTCCCCTCGTCCTGGTACCAGTCCCTGAACCCGATCTTCATCATGGCGCTGGCCCCGGTCTTCGCCTGGATCTGGGTGTGGCTGAACCGCAAGGGCAACGAGCCGTCGACCGTCGGCAAGTTCGCCGCGGGCCTGTTCTTCATCGGCGTCTCGTTCTTCTTCTTCCTGGTCCCGATCGCCCTGGCGGCGAACGGCCAGACGGTGAGCCCGATGTGGCTCGTCGGGATCTACCTGATCCAGACGGTCGGCGAGCTGTGCATCTCCCCGGTCGGCCTGTCGGTCACCACCAAGATGGCTCCGGCCAAGTACGCCTCGCAGATGATGGGCGTGTGGTTCCTGGCGGTCACCGCCGGTGACTCCGTCACCAGCCTGCTGTCCGACCCGGCCGTGTTCGGCATCGACCTCAACGGCACCGGCGCGGTGGCGATCGAGGCCACCCTGGCCGTCCTGGCCGGCGTCGCGGTCTTCATGTACCGCAAGAAGGTCAAGGCGCTCATGGGCGACGTGCGCTGA
- a CDS encoding response regulator transcription factor, whose translation MTRVLLAEDDASISEPLARALRREGYEVEVREDGPTALEAGLQGGVDLVVLDLGLPGMDGLEVARRLRAEGHGFPILVLTARADEVDTVVGLDAGADDYVTKPFRLAELLARVRALLRRGANEAAQAPATHGVRIDVESHRAWMGEEELQLTAKEFDLLRVLVRDAGRVVTRDQLMREVWDTTWWSSTKTLDMHISWLRKKLGDDAANPRYIATVRGVGFRFEKS comes from the coding sequence ATGACGCGTGTACTGCTCGCCGAGGACGACGCATCCATCTCGGAACCCCTGGCCCGCGCCCTGCGCCGGGAGGGCTACGAGGTCGAGGTACGGGAGGACGGCCCCACCGCCCTTGAGGCCGGACTGCAGGGCGGCGTCGACCTCGTCGTCCTGGACCTCGGACTGCCCGGCATGGACGGCCTGGAGGTGGCCCGGCGACTGCGCGCCGAGGGCCACGGCTTCCCCATCCTGGTCCTCACCGCCCGGGCCGACGAGGTGGACACGGTGGTCGGCCTCGACGCCGGCGCCGACGACTACGTGACCAAGCCCTTCCGGCTCGCCGAGCTGCTGGCCCGCGTCCGGGCCCTGCTGCGGCGCGGCGCCAACGAGGCCGCCCAGGCCCCCGCCACCCACGGCGTGCGCATCGACGTCGAGTCCCACCGCGCCTGGATGGGGGAGGAGGAGCTCCAGCTCACGGCCAAGGAGTTCGACCTGCTGCGCGTCCTGGTCCGCGACGCCGGCCGGGTCGTCACCCGCGACCAGCTGATGCGCGAGGTCTGGGACACCACCTGGTGGTCCTCCACCAAGACCCTCGACATGCACATCTCCTGGCTCCGCAAGAAGCTGGGCGACGACGCCGCGAACCCCCGCTACATCGCCACCGTCCGGGGCGTCGGCTTCCGCTTCGAGAAGAGCTGA
- a CDS encoding ATP-binding protein has product MRRRLINSTLAVVLVVIAVFGVSLVIVETRTITSSAQDRIGSEALRLLGTVEADALEHKPVDPSALAEQLDLGTYARISIPGRPVVEVGDRIPDSVIRGTARGEQGEVVTVEESRATVTKEVGRTLAVVGAVALLAVVAAVLLAVRQANRLASPLTDLAETAERLGSGDPRPRHKRYGVPELDRVADVLDSSAERIGRMLTAERRLAADASHQLRTPLTALSMRLEEITVTDDLETVREEATIALTQVERLTDVVERLLTNSRDPRTGSAVPFDLDEVVKQQVEEWRPAYRSAGRAIVRSGKTGMRAVGTPGAVSQVLATLVENALMHGGGTVALRTRVTGNQAVLEVTDEGPGVPPDLGNRIFERAISGRNSTGIGLAVARDLAEADGGRLELLQSQPPVFALFLSRTAPRRTEPEPTVR; this is encoded by the coding sequence ATGCGCCGCCGCCTGATCAACTCCACGCTCGCCGTGGTGCTCGTCGTGATCGCCGTGTTCGGGGTCTCCCTCGTCATCGTGGAGACCCGGACCATCACCAGCAGCGCCCAGGACCGCATCGGCTCCGAGGCCCTGCGGCTGCTGGGCACCGTCGAGGCGGACGCGCTGGAGCACAAGCCGGTCGACCCCTCCGCGCTCGCCGAGCAGCTGGACCTGGGCACCTACGCCCGCATCTCCATCCCCGGCCGGCCCGTCGTCGAGGTCGGCGACCGGATCCCCGACAGCGTCATCCGGGGCACCGCCCGCGGGGAGCAGGGCGAGGTGGTGACCGTCGAGGAGTCCCGCGCCACCGTCACCAAGGAGGTCGGGCGGACCCTGGCGGTGGTCGGGGCGGTGGCGCTGCTCGCGGTCGTCGCGGCCGTGCTGCTCGCCGTACGGCAGGCCAACCGGCTCGCCTCCCCGCTCACCGACCTCGCCGAGACGGCCGAGCGGCTGGGATCGGGCGACCCGCGGCCCCGGCACAAGCGCTACGGGGTTCCCGAGCTGGACCGGGTCGCCGACGTGCTCGACTCCAGCGCGGAGCGGATCGGCCGGATGCTCACGGCCGAGCGCCGGCTCGCCGCGGACGCCTCCCACCAGCTGCGGACCCCGCTGACGGCCCTGTCGATGCGGCTGGAGGAGATCACGGTCACCGACGACCTGGAGACCGTACGGGAGGAGGCCACCATCGCCCTCACCCAGGTGGAGCGGCTCACGGACGTGGTGGAGCGGCTGCTGACGAACTCGCGGGACCCGCGGACCGGCTCGGCGGTCCCCTTCGACCTGGACGAGGTCGTCAAGCAGCAGGTGGAGGAGTGGCGGCCGGCCTACCGCAGCGCCGGGAGGGCCATCGTGCGCTCCGGGAAGACGGGGATGCGGGCCGTGGGCACCCCCGGGGCGGTCTCCCAGGTCCTGGCGACCCTCGTGGAGAACGCGCTGATGCACGGGGGCGGCACCGTCGCGCTGCGCACCCGGGTCACCGGCAACCAGGCCGTACTGGAGGTCACGGACGAAGGCCCCGGCGTCCCCCCGGACCTCGGCAACCGGATCTTCGAGAGGGCGATCAGCGGCCGCAACTCCACCGGGATCGGCCTCGCGGTCGCCCGGGACCTCGCGGAGGCGGACGGCGGCCGACTGGAGCTGCTCCAGAGCCAGCCGCCGGTGTTCGCGCTGTTCCTCAGCCGTACCGCGCCGCGGCGGACCGAGCCGGAACCGACGGTGCGCTGA
- a CDS encoding GtrA family protein, with the protein MSTSKAAPLSERFRGLAREAAKFGAVGGLGVLVNFGVFNLLRSTTDLQTVRANVIAIVVAIVTNYIGFRYFTYRDRDLGSRRREMVLFVLFSLIGMVIESGVLYAATYGFGWDSSLQNNVFKFLGMAIATVFRFWSYRTWVFQALPAPAAASLVVEQRDGHDAPAVVLAPAPVAPAAK; encoded by the coding sequence ATGAGTACGTCGAAAGCAGCACCGCTGTCCGAGCGCTTCCGCGGTCTCGCCCGGGAGGCGGCCAAGTTCGGTGCGGTGGGCGGGCTGGGCGTCCTGGTCAACTTCGGTGTGTTCAACCTGCTCCGGAGCACGACCGACCTCCAGACGGTGCGCGCGAACGTCATAGCCATCGTGGTGGCCATCGTCACCAACTACATCGGCTTCCGCTACTTCACGTACCGCGACCGCGACCTGGGCAGCCGCCGCCGCGAGATGGTCCTCTTCGTCCTGTTCAGCCTGATCGGCATGGTCATCGAGAGCGGCGTGCTCTACGCGGCGACGTACGGCTTCGGCTGGGACAGCTCGCTGCAGAACAACGTCTTCAAGTTCCTGGGCATGGCGATCGCCACCGTGTTCCGCTTCTGGTCCTACCGGACCTGGGTCTTCCAGGCCCTGCCCGCGCCGGCGGCGGCCTCGCTGGTCGTCGAGCAGCGGGACGGCCACGACGCGCCGGCCGTGGTGCTCGCCCCGGCGCCGGTCGCGCCGGCCGCGAAGTAG
- a CDS encoding 5-(carboxyamino)imidazole ribonucleotide synthase, producing MTFPVVGMVGGGQLARMTHEAGIPLGIRFKLLSDTPQDSAAQVVSDVVIGDYRDLETLRAFARGCDVITFDHEHVPTEHLRALEADGIPVRPGPDALVHAQDKGVMRAKLDEIGAPSPRHRIVRDPADAAAFAQEVGGFPVILKTVRGGYDGKGVWFVRTPEDAEAPFKAGVPVLAEEKVDFVRELAANIVRSPHGQAVAYPVVESIQVDGVCDTVIAPAPNLSEALAGEAQALALRIAQELDVTGHLAVELFETTDGRILVNELAMRPHNSGHWTQDGAVTSQFANHVRAVLDLPLGDPRPRARWTVMANVLGGDYPDMYAAYLHCMAHDPQLKIHMYGKDVKHGRKVGHVNTYGDDLDDVLERARHAAGYLRGTITA from the coding sequence GTGACGTTCCCGGTAGTCGGTATGGTCGGCGGCGGGCAGCTCGCCCGCATGACCCACGAGGCGGGCATCCCCCTCGGCATCAGATTCAAGCTCCTCAGTGACACCCCACAGGACTCGGCGGCCCAGGTCGTGAGCGACGTCGTCATCGGCGACTATCGCGATCTGGAGACACTGCGCGCCTTCGCGCGCGGCTGCGACGTGATCACCTTCGATCACGAGCACGTGCCCACCGAACACCTCCGGGCCCTGGAAGCGGACGGCATTCCCGTTCGCCCGGGGCCCGACGCGTTGGTGCACGCCCAGGACAAGGGGGTGATGCGCGCCAAGCTCGACGAGATCGGCGCGCCCAGCCCCCGCCACCGGATCGTGCGCGATCCGGCGGACGCGGCGGCCTTCGCGCAAGAGGTGGGCGGCTTCCCGGTCATCCTCAAGACGGTGCGCGGCGGGTACGACGGCAAGGGCGTGTGGTTCGTCCGCACGCCCGAGGACGCGGAGGCGCCCTTCAAGGCGGGCGTCCCCGTCCTGGCGGAGGAGAAGGTGGACTTCGTCCGCGAGCTCGCCGCCAACATCGTCCGCTCCCCGCACGGCCAGGCCGTCGCGTACCCCGTCGTCGAGTCCATCCAGGTGGACGGCGTGTGCGACACGGTGATCGCCCCCGCCCCGAACCTCTCCGAGGCCCTCGCGGGCGAGGCCCAGGCCCTCGCCCTGCGCATCGCCCAGGAACTCGACGTGACCGGCCACCTGGCCGTGGAGCTGTTCGAGACCACCGACGGCCGCATCCTCGTCAACGAACTGGCCATGCGCCCGCACAACAGCGGCCACTGGACCCAGGACGGCGCGGTCACCTCCCAGTTCGCCAACCACGTCCGCGCGGTCCTGGACCTCCCCCTGGGCGACCCCCGCCCCCGGGCCCGCTGGACGGTCATGGCCAACGTGCTCGGCGGGGACTACCCCGACATGTACGCGGCGTACCTGCACTGCATGGCCCACGACCCCCAGCTGAAGATCCACATGTACGGCAAGGACGTGAAACACGGCCGCAAGGTCGGCCACGTCAACACCTACGGCGACGACCTGGACGATGTGCTGGAGCGCGCACGTCACGCAGCCGGCTACCTCAGAGGAACCATCACCGCATGA
- the purE gene encoding 5-(carboxyamino)imidazole ribonucleotide mutase — translation MSTANAGPVIGIVMGSDSDWPVMEAAAQALDEFEIPYEVDVVSAHRMPREMVAYGEQAAGRGLKAIIAGAGGAAHLPGMLASVTPLPVIGVPVPLKYLDGMDSLLSIVQMPAGVPVATVSVAGARNAGLLAVRMLAAHDPELLTRMREFQQELNDQATEKGKRLRTKVAGADSFGFGK, via the coding sequence ATGAGCACCGCTAACGCAGGTCCCGTCATCGGCATCGTCATGGGTTCGGACTCCGACTGGCCGGTCATGGAGGCCGCCGCCCAGGCACTGGACGAGTTCGAGATCCCGTACGAGGTCGACGTCGTCTCCGCCCACCGGATGCCCCGCGAGATGGTGGCGTACGGCGAGCAGGCCGCCGGCCGCGGCCTGAAGGCGATCATCGCGGGCGCGGGCGGGGCCGCCCACCTGCCCGGGATGCTCGCCTCGGTCACCCCGCTCCCGGTCATCGGGGTCCCGGTGCCGCTGAAGTACCTCGACGGCATGGACTCGCTGCTCTCGATCGTCCAGATGCCCGCCGGGGTTCCCGTCGCCACCGTCTCCGTCGCCGGGGCGCGCAACGCCGGCCTGCTGGCCGTACGGATGCTGGCCGCGCACGACCCGGAGCTGCTCACCCGGATGCGCGAGTTCCAGCAGGAGCTGAACGACCAGGCCACCGAGAAGGGCAAGCGGCTGCGGACGAAGGTCGCCGGCGCGGACTCCTTCGGATTCGGCAAGTGA
- a CDS encoding dipeptidase, producing MSAAQRLEEARGLLAEHPVVDGHNDLPWALRNQVRYDLDRRDIGADQSAHLHTDIPRLRAGGVGAQFWSVYVRSDFAGDEAVSATLEQIDAVGQLIDRYPDTLVRALTADDMEAARERGRIASLMGAEGGHSINNSLATLRALHRLGVRYMTLTHNDTIDWADSATDEPRHGGLTDFGREVVREMNRVGMLVDLSHVAETTMRDAIAVSAAPVIFSHSSARAVCDHPRNVPDDVLELLPVNGGVAMATFVPKFILPAAVEWTAAADENLRAHGLHHLDTSPEAMELHRAFEAGRPRPVATAATVADHLDHMRAVAGVDHIGIGGDYDGTAFTPSGLDDVAGYPNLIAELLTRGWSRADLAKLTWSNAVRALRDAEGVARGLSASRGPSNAHL from the coding sequence GTGAGCGCGGCGCAGCGCCTGGAGGAGGCGCGCGGCCTGCTCGCGGAGCACCCGGTCGTCGACGGGCACAACGACCTGCCCTGGGCGCTGCGCAACCAGGTCCGCTACGACCTGGACCGGCGCGACATCGGCGCCGACCAGTCCGCCCACCTGCACACCGACATCCCCCGGCTGCGCGCCGGCGGGGTCGGCGCGCAGTTCTGGTCCGTGTACGTGCGCTCCGACTTCGCGGGTGACGAGGCGGTCAGCGCCACCCTGGAGCAGATCGACGCGGTCGGCCAGCTGATCGACCGTTACCCGGACACCCTGGTGCGGGCGCTGACGGCGGACGACATGGAGGCGGCCCGCGAACGGGGGAGGATCGCCTCCCTGATGGGCGCCGAGGGCGGCCACTCCATCAACAACTCGCTCGCCACCCTGCGCGCCCTGCACCGCCTCGGCGTGCGGTACATGACGCTCACCCACAACGACACCATCGACTGGGCGGACTCGGCGACCGACGAGCCCCGCCACGGCGGGCTCACGGACTTCGGCCGCGAGGTCGTCCGCGAGATGAACCGCGTCGGCATGCTGGTGGACCTCTCGCACGTGGCGGAGACGACCATGCGCGACGCGATCGCCGTCTCCGCCGCGCCGGTGATCTTCTCGCACTCCTCGGCGCGGGCCGTCTGCGACCACCCGCGCAACGTCCCCGACGACGTGCTGGAGCTGCTGCCCGTCAACGGCGGCGTGGCGATGGCCACCTTCGTGCCGAAGTTCATCCTGCCCGCGGCGGTGGAGTGGACCGCGGCGGCCGACGAGAACCTGCGCGCCCACGGCCTCCACCACCTCGACACCTCACCCGAGGCGATGGAACTCCACCGGGCCTTCGAAGCGGGCCGGCCGCGCCCGGTGGCCACCGCGGCCACCGTGGCCGACCACCTGGACCACATGCGCGCGGTGGCCGGCGTCGACCACATCGGCATCGGCGGGGACTACGACGGCACCGCCTTCACCCCGTCCGGGCTGGACGACGTGGCGGGCTACCCCAACCTGATCGCGGAGCTGCTCACGCGCGGCTGGTCGCGGGCCGACCTGGCCAAGCTGACCTGGTCGAACGCGGTACGGGCGCTGCGCGACGCCGAAGGTGTGGCCCGTGGCCTGTCGGCGTCCCGGGGGCCGTCGAACGCCCACCTCTGA